In Methanocella paludicola SANAE, the sequence CCTTGAGGGCAAGAAGCTCATGGGCTCCGAGCTCGGCATCGAGCCGGTGCAGTCGAGGAACGGCATCAAGGTCGTCTCATCGGAGATGGTCCTGACGGGCAGCGACACCCCCATGATCTGGCGGGGCCCGATGAGGACCACTTTAGTGAACCAGTTCGTAGCAGACGTCAACTGGGGAGACCTCGACTATCTTTTAGTCGACCTGCCCCCCGGCACGGGCGACGAGCCCCTCAGCGTCATGCAGATGATGCCCCTGGACGGCATCATCATCGTGAGCACCTCGTCCAACCTGTCCACGCTCGACGTGTCCAAGATCATCAACATGGCGAAGGAGCTTAACGTGACGATCCTGGGCGTCGTGGAGAACATGTCGTACCTCCAGTGCCCGGACTGTAACAAGAAGATCCACCTGTTCGGCGAGAGCAAGGTAGAGAAGCTCGCGAAGAAGTACGGCGTGCCCCTGATCGGCGAGATCCCCCTGGACCCGCAGAACGCCGGCATCGACGAGCTTCCCGCGGACGGGAGGTCGCTCATCGTCTCCGCGCTCCGGCCCATCGCCGAGAAAGTCGCGCATGACGTGGAGCACAAATAACATTCGCCGCCATTCGCGGGCCGGGGCCCGTGTGGCTGTCTTTTTATTTTTTAGTTAGCTTTTTAAATCGCGCGAGCGAGTATCACTCGGGCGAAGATACGGATGATGCCATCGCGCTCAACCGAGCGTGAAGTTCCGGCGTCATTTAACAACGTTGCCGTACCTTCGCCCAATCGTTTTTATAAGCCCCTCTAAGCAATATAAGAATGCACGAAGACTTTTTCAGCCACGAAGCGGCTCAAAGCGGGCCTGAAGCCACACGAAGACATTAAAAATTATTTTTAAAATTCTTAGAGAACTTAGAGCCAGCTTCGTGTCGCTTTGAGGCTGAAAAAGTCTTCGTGCAATCTTATTAAACTTTGAGGGGCTTAAATAACAAAAAAGGGTTAGTGGGCTTTGGTGAACTGCTCCAGCAGCTCCTTCGCCCTGTCCGCCCGGACCTTCTTCTCCCTGACCATCGCCTCGGCGACTTTGTCTATCAGGTCGCCGGTGGCTCCCGCATGGATAGCCACGTTCCGGGAGTGAAGCTGCATGTGGCCCCGCTGGATGCCCTCGGTGGCGAGCGCCCTCAACGCCGCGAAGTTCTGCGCCAGGCCCACGGCAGCCATGACCTCGCCTAACTCGGAGGCCGTCTTGACGCCCAGTATCTTCACGTTCGCCTTCGCGGTCGGGTGCGATGCGGTCGCGCCGCCCACCAGGCCCACGGCAAGCGGGACCTCGATAGTGCCGACCAGGTCGCCCCCGGCGCTCTTCTCGTATATCGTGAGGGGAAGGTACGTGCCCGTGATGGAAGCGTAGGCGTGCGCCCCGGCCTCGATAGCCCGTGTGTCGTTGCCCGTGGCCAGCGTGACGGCGCTGATGCCGTTCATGATGCCCTTGTTATGGGTGGCCGCCCTGTACGGGTCGACGAGCGCGAACTCGTACGCCTTTATTATCGCGTCGACGACGTCATCGCCGCCGATGGACTCCTTCGAGAACACGGCGCGGGCGCGCATGAGGCGCTTATCCGCCAGATTAGAGATGATGCGTAAGTACACTTTGCCGCCCGTGAGCTTTTCCAGGTATGGGCCCACGGTCTCGGCCATCGTATTCACGGCGTTCGCGCCCATGGCGTCCCTGCAGTCGACGATCAGATGTACGACCAGGATTGGGCCGTGGGGGGTGTCCTTCACGTACGCTTCGACGTCCTTGCAGCCTCCGCCGAACTTCACTAAGACGGGGTCCACCGCGTTGGCCATCTCCATGATGTTGTTTTTCGCGCTCAGGACCGAGAAGCGGGCGCTGTACGGGTCCTTGATGCCCGTGACCTGGATGAGGCCGCGCATGACGGGGCCGGTGCTGCTCGTGGTGAAACCGCCCTTCTCCCGGGCCATCTTGGCCGCGTTGGAGGCCGCCGCGATGACGGACGGCTCCTCGATGGCCATGGGTATGAG encodes:
- a CDS encoding Mrp/NBP35 family ATP-binding protein: MSSTNATDEACNTCKDGKGSSKCDMCPSKGKHGDKPAWDERIMKRLATIKHRIAIVSGKGGVGKSTVTAGLALNLSMMGFKVGVLDADVSGPNMPHLLGLEGKKLMGSELGIEPVQSRNGIKVVSSEMVLTGSDTPMIWRGPMRTTLVNQFVADVNWGDLDYLLVDLPPGTGDEPLSVMQMMPLDGIIIVSTSSNLSTLDVSKIINMAKELNVTILGVVENMSYLQCPDCNKKIHLFGESKVEKLAKKYGVPLIGEIPLDPQNAGIDELPADGRSLIVSALRPIAEKVAHDVEHK